From a region of the Microbacterium sp. nov. GSS16 genome:
- a CDS encoding NRDE family protein: protein MCTVVIDVAPSPGAGARLLAVRDEDPDRPWDDLGEWWPDAHPGVIGIRDRRAGGAWLAADPAAGRLAVLLNRADVVDLPQDGARSRGSLALESVAGRSPDGPLPMHGFNLLEVTPEGSRVLSWDGAQLRETAVPAGVHMIAHDDLDDPGTARIEAWLPRFAASAGDAPAGHASAWDERWVAVLAESASLSPDDDRAIVRDNRVHGYPTMSLLFCTAEVASGSLQVSSRVLTDPGHWG, encoded by the coding sequence TCGATGTCGCCCCCTCCCCCGGCGCGGGCGCCCGGCTGCTGGCCGTGCGCGACGAGGATCCGGATCGCCCATGGGACGACCTCGGAGAGTGGTGGCCGGACGCGCACCCGGGGGTGATCGGCATCCGCGACCGCCGGGCCGGTGGCGCGTGGCTCGCCGCCGACCCCGCCGCCGGACGCCTGGCCGTGCTGCTCAACCGCGCCGACGTGGTCGACCTGCCACAGGACGGTGCGCGCTCGCGCGGGTCGCTGGCACTCGAGTCGGTCGCCGGCCGCTCGCCGGACGGTCCGCTGCCGATGCACGGATTCAACCTGCTCGAGGTGACGCCGGAGGGATCCCGCGTGCTGTCGTGGGACGGTGCCCAGCTGCGGGAGACCGCGGTGCCGGCGGGGGTGCACATGATCGCCCACGACGATCTGGACGACCCCGGCACGGCGCGCATCGAGGCGTGGCTGCCCCGCTTCGCCGCGTCTGCGGGCGACGCACCCGCAGGCCACGCGTCCGCGTGGGACGAGCGCTGGGTCGCGGTGCTCGCAGAGAGCGCGAGCCTCTCCCCCGACGACGACAGGGCGATCGTGCGCGACAACCGGGTTCACGGGTATCCCACGATGTCGCTGCTGTTCTGCACCGCAGAGGTCGCCTCCGGGTCGCTTCAGGTGAGCTCCCGGGTGCTGACCGATCCGGGCCACTGGGGCTGA